The Sulfuricystis thermophila genome segment TGCGTTTGATGGGCACGACTTCCGGCGTTGTGAACATGGGGCCACTGCTCGGCGGCGTCATCTTGCAGCCGGGGGTCGGCTGGCTGCTCGACAGACACTGGAACGGCGCCTTGTCCGACGGTGTCCGCCTCTATGACGCGGCGGCGTGGCAGACCGGTTTCGGGCTGATGTTCGCCGCCGTGGCGCTCGCGCTCGCCGTCGTGCCCTTCGCGCGCGAGACGCATTGCCGGCAGGCCGGCTGAGTGCCGTCCCGCCAGCGCCGACTTTCAGCTGCCCAGTCCGCGCCGGTACTGGATCGCCTCGGCGACGTGCGGGCCGCGGACGATCTCATCAGCAGCCAGGTCGGCGATGCTGCGCGCCACTTTCAAAATGCGGTGGTAGGCGCGCGCCGAGAGGTCGAGCCGCGCCATCGCCTGCTTGAGCAGCGCCGCGCCGGCGCAGTCCGGCAGGCAATGACGATCGATCTCGTCGGGCGAAAGGAGCGCATTGGGCTTGCCCTGCCGCGCGAGCTGCCGCTCGCGCGCGGCGACGACGCGCTTCTGGACGACGGCCGAAGATTCGCCGCCGCCGCGCGTGGCGAGTTCCGCCTCGGTCACCGCCGGCACCTCGATCATCAGGTCGATGCGGTCGAGCAGCGGGCCGGAGAGTTTGCCCCGGTAGCGGGCGATTTGTTCCGGCGTGCAGCGGCAGCGCTCGCTACCCAAATAGCCGCAGGGGCACGGGTTCATCGCCGCGACGAGCTGGAAGCGCGCCGGAAATTCCGCCCGCCGCGCAGCGCGCGAGACGCGGATGTGGCCGGTCTCCAGCGGCTCACGCAAAGCTTCGAGCACCCGGCGCTCGAACTCGGGCAGTTCGTCGAGGAACAGCACGCCGTGATGGGCGAGCGAGATTTCGCCGGGCCGAGGTGTCGCGCCGCCGCCCACCAGTGCCGGCGCGGAGGCCGAGTGATGCGGCGCCTGAAACGGCCGCTGGCCCCAGCGCGAGACGTCGAAGCCCCCGGCGAGCGAATGCACGGCGGCGCTCTCCAGCGCCTCGGCTTCCGTCATCGGCGGCAGGATGGAAGGCAGGCGGGCCGCGAGCATGGATTTCCCTGAACCCGGCGGGCCGGACATCAATAGGCTATGCCCGCCGGCGGCCGCGACTTCGAGCGCCCGCTTGGCCGGCAGCTGGCCTTTCACTTCGGCGAGATCGGGTGCGAAACTCGGCGCTGGCGGGACGGCACTCTGGTGAAAAGTCAGCCGGGCGGTACCCGTCAGATGCGCGCAGACTTCGAGCAGTGTGCGCGCCGGGAGGATCGTCGCCGTCTTGACGAGCGATGCTTCGTCGGCGCTGGCCGCAGGCAGCACGAAGGCTCGACCGGTCCCCTTGGCGGCCAGGCACATCGCCAGCGTGCCGCGCACCGGCCGCAGCTCGCCGGAAAGCGACAGCTCGCCGGCGAATTCGTGTTCTTCGAGCGATTGCGGCGCGAGCTGGTTGGATGCGATGAGGATGCCCAGCGCGATGGGCAGGTCGAAGCGGCCGGATTCC includes the following:
- a CDS encoding YifB family Mg chelatase-like AAA ATPase, producing MSLAVLKSRALAGLAAPEVAVEVHLANGLPSFTLVGLPEMEVKEARDRVRAAIQNSGFEFPAKRITVNLAPADLPKESGRFDLPIALGILIASNQLAPQSLEEHEFAGELSLSGELRPVRGTLAMCLAAKGTGRAFVLPAASADEASLVKTATILPARTLLEVCAHLTGTARLTFHQSAVPPAPSFAPDLAEVKGQLPAKRALEVAAAGGHSLLMSGPPGSGKSMLAARLPSILPPMTEAEALESAAVHSLAGGFDVSRWGQRPFQAPHHSASAPALVGGGATPRPGEISLAHHGVLFLDELPEFERRVLEALREPLETGHIRVSRAARRAEFPARFQLVAAMNPCPCGYLGSERCRCTPEQIARYRGKLSGPLLDRIDLMIEVPAVTEAELATRGGGESSAVVQKRVVAARERQLARQGKPNALLSPDEIDRHCLPDCAGAALLKQAMARLDLSARAYHRILKVARSIADLAADEIVRGPHVAEAIQYRRGLGS